The following nucleotide sequence is from Odocoileus virginianus isolate 20LAN1187 ecotype Illinois chromosome 18, Ovbor_1.2, whole genome shotgun sequence.
catatatatatatatatatatatgaattaaggAAGGACACAGCCTTTGAAGCTAAGAACAAATTGTGTCCAATGACACTGAATTTATCTTCTTCTCCTAAGCATTCATATCTCCAGAGTCACCAAATTTGGTCAAGACTAGAGAAAAGCACTTCAAAGTCGAGCGAGGTCATTGCCCAGAAGAGGCCAAGGAGAGAAATAACTGGAGATCAACAGGCAGAAGAAGGAGGGAAACTCAAGCCGgtaaaaaagcaaacataaacaaaaccTCTCCTGAACCACAGACACCCGGTTCCATCCTCTGGGGTTCAGCAGGCATATGGAGGGGAGCTGACTTCTGATAACTGGGCAGATCTGAGACCCTCCCTCACTTGGTGGGTGGACAGGCCAATGGGGCCTCAAAATTTAGAACCCAGGACAGTGAGGGCTGGCCGTGTCCTTGGCAAGTCCTTGGTTTTTGCCTGTGTCCTTTGTGCATCTCCAGTGGATTGAACTTCTGATTCAGGACTGTCTCCCAGGTAGTTCTCTAGAAATCTAAGTCATCTTGGTCAAAGCCATCTGTCTGGTCCATGGGGAGGTTTCTAAACCTCATTTCTGTGGAAGCCAGATGTTTCACTACTTTTTTGGCTTCTAAGTCAGAGCCTTCCTTTGTCTCCtgctctcctccttcctctgtcccttgCTCTGAAGCTgggccctcctctccctcttctggaGCCAGGCCCTCCTCTGTCCCTTGCTCTGAAGCTgggccctcctctccctcttctggaGCCGggccctcctctgtctcctgctctggagccgggccctcctctccctcttctggagccgggccctcctctccctcctgctctggAGCCGggccctcctctgtctcctgctctggagccgggccctcctctgtctcctgctctggagccgagccttcctctccctcttctggaGCCGggccctcctctgtctcctgctctggagccgggccctcctctgtctcctgctctggagctgggccctcctctccctcttctggaGCCGggccctcctctgtctcctgctctggagctgggccctcctctccctcttctggaGCCGggccctcctctgtctcctgctctggagccgggccctcctctccctcttctggagcttggccctcctctccctcttctggagctgggccctcctctccctcctgctctggAGCTtggccctcctctccctcttctggaGCTGggccctcctctgtctcctgctctgaAGCCGggccctcctctgtctcctgctctggagctgggccctcctctccctcttctggaGCCGGgacctcctctgtctcctgctctggagccggggcctcctctccctcttctggagctgggccctcctctccctcttctggaGCCGggccctcctctgtctcctgctctggagccgggccctcctctccctcttctggagccgggccctcctctccctcctgctctggAGCCGggccctcctctgtctcctgctctggagctgggccctcctctccctcttctggagccgggccctcctctccctcctgctctggAGCCGggccctcctctgtctcctgctctggagccgggccctcctctccctcttctggagccgggccctcctctccctcctgctctggagccgggccctcctctccctcttctggagccgggccctcctctccctcctgctctggAGCCGggccctcctctgtctcctgctctggagccgggccctcctctgtctcctgctctggagccgggccctcctctccctcttctggagctgggccctcctctccctcttctggaGCCGggccctcctctgtctcctgctctggagccgggccctcctctccttcttctGGAGCTgggccctcctctccctcctgctctggAGCCAgggccctcctctccctcttctggagccgggtcctcctctgtctcctgctctgaAGCCAGACCTTCCTCTTTGCTCTGTTCTGGACTCAGACCTTCCTCTGTCCCTTGGTCTGGAGTTCTGGAACTTGATGGGGCCACTTCTTGCTCAGAAGTGGAGCTTTCTGGATACATGCCTGTGACTtttctttctggatcagggatgtCCGTGGCCTGGTCTTCAATGCTCCTCATGCATCTGTCCCACGGCTCATCTTCGGAGCCTTTCTGAGAGAGCAGAGAACAATTCCCCAGAGAGGACGTGCTGAAGGACGAGAGGCCTGACCTGGGGCCTGACCTCTGTTGGGGGGGGTCTGCCCCTGGGGAAGGGCTCCTGTCTCCAGGAGCCTCAAGGGACTGGGCATGTCCCAGGCCAACCTGAGGGCTCCCTTCTTCGTCCCCTCCATATCCTCCTCCTGTTTCGGACCCCTTCTCCCTTGCAGCCTCCTGGGTGTCTGTTGttccagcatcagcatcttgTTCTCCTGGGCCTGGGCCATCTCCTCCCAGGGCATGAGCCTCTCCAGTGTCCTCAGCCCCACAGCCTGCCTCCAGCTCTCCTTCCTCACCACCCATAcccttctcccccctccccagcccctcccaggggtCGCTGCCCACACAAGGCTCTGTTTGCCCCTCCTTCTCCTGAGCACCCGCCTCCTCCTCGGTCCCCCAGGGGTCCCCCTCCTCTGCTCCAGGGCCCTGGCCTGATCCCAACTCAGGGTCTCCATCAGCTCCCCGGGCAGTGCCTGACCTCGAAGGGTCCCTGTGAAGGAgctccgcctccctctccacagtGGGGGCCACCTCCCCGTCGCCAcaccctcctttcttcttctgcaGAATGTGTTGCAGGTCGAAGGCCTTTCTGATGGGCGCGCTGGCTGACCCCACGGCATCCACTGGGGGTGCAGGAGCCATTTTCTTCCTCACGCAGGCCTCGCAGGGACAGAACTCCTCCCCCTTGCCCTCTACCCCAAGTTGGGACCCCAGGGCTCCTCTGAAGACCGGCAGGTCCTCCAGGGAGAAGGAGGGGGGCCACCGGCCCCGAGTCTGCTCGGAGAAGGGAGAGAGGTTGCGCAGGGCCTGGAGGCGCCGCCTGCGCTGCTCCGTCTGCAGGGACGCCTCCCAgcggagggcttccctgggcgGCCCAGCGCCCGCGCCCCCTGCCCAGCTCTGGACCTTGAGAAGCTCCTTCTCCATGCTGTCCTGGAGCCGCTGGCTCACGTCCCGCTGCAGCTCGGCCACCATCTGATCCAGCAGGGGGTCACCCTGCAGGCCCCAGCGGGTGCAGAGCTCGGCCGTGGCAGCAGCAAGGTGGTCCATGAAGGTCTGCTCCATCTTCTTCAGCAACTTGGACACCCACACGGGGTCAGAGATCAGAGACCCCCTGCGGGCCTTGCAAGTGCCCCTCTCGACAGCCCCCTGGGTGAGCTTGTCCAGGGTTTGCCCACAGCCAGTCTCAGCTGCTCCGAGCAACTTCTCCAAAGGGGGCTCAGCTTTGGGGCCACTTTGACTCCCACTGGCGTCCAGGCATCTCTCGCTGAGGCTCCTGGGGGGCTCTGTCGggctccctctcctccctgaTGAGCTCTGCGTGGCAACGGCAGTGGGGTCTCCTGGCTCTTCTTCATGCAGGCTCTTATTTTCCCAGACACCAGCCCCATCTTGAGAGCCTGCCCCCAACAATTCTAGTTCCATGATTCCTTCCTCTTCCGGAAACCCTCTGACACCCTCTACTTGCAGTtctactctttcttttccttcttttatttcctctaatTGTACCCCCTCTTCCTCCACTGTGTTTTTATCTCCTTGGTCCAGCTCACCACCCAGCGTCTGCTCCCTGCCATTTTTTTCTGCCCCGTCCTCACTGGCAGCACCCTCTGCCTCATAACTACTCAGCGGTCGGTTTCCTGGAACTGCCGGGTTCCCCGAGGTTCTGGAATCAGGCCCCTGGCAGGAGATGCTCAAGGGCGGCTCCATCTTCTCGGAcaccaggctgcagtccacggtgcaGGGTCCGCTGCCCTCCCCCGAGCCTCCAGAGCCACTGCCGACATCCACCCCAGAGGAGGACGTGGGCCTGAAGTCCTCAGTTGCAACTTGGGGCCCGAGGGCCGGCAGGGCCTGGCGCCAGCCAAGCTCCCGGAGGTCCGATTCCAGCTCACTGTTCCTGAGGCCACTCCCTGGCCATAGGGCCTGGAAGGTACTTAGGAGCTCCTGGAACCGAGGGGAGTCTGTGAACCTCACTTTGCTAGTGGGAGACCCAAGACCATCATCATCAAAGAAGTGGAGTCTGGCGAGACAGGTGATGAGGGCCTGGGCCGAGCGGCTGAGCCTCCTGCCCTCTGAGTGGGACACTTCAGGCAGACTGCTGGGCCGGCCCGGCCGGGACCCCATCAGCACCTTCATGATCTGCAAGGAGGTGGAGACCCTGCTGGGAATCACGCGCTGGCCCCTCCCACCGTCCACAGCCACTCCTTTGCTGGTTCCAGCCTCCGGAGGGGTTTCTGACACTCCACGGCAAGGCAGGCCGTCTGCTGACTTGGGACTAGCACGGCTAGCCACTGGAAAGACTTCCTCTGGTTCTGCTTCCTCACTGGCTGCCTGTTCCAGGGGCAGTTGTCCGGCCCAAGCTGATCTCTCCGGGGCATCTGGGGAATGTTTGCCCACAGGATCCTCTTGAGGGCCTTCCAGGCCATGCCCGGCCACATCCTCGCCCTTGTCCTCCAGCTCGTGTTTCGTGGGCTCCTCCGGGATGTTGCTCAGCCACGCACGGACCACGGCTTCCGGGGAGGCTCGGGGCAGAGCTCCCAGCAGCTCGCTGCCACCTTCCTCTCGCTCCTCCAGGCCTCCTCCTCCGCCTGAGAGCTTCCCCTGGACCATTCTCCCGAGCTGGGGACCGCTGCGAGGGCTGCCCCTTCTCACAGCTCTGACTGCTCTCCCCGAGGCCACTCCCTGAGAGCCAGGGGCCCGCGGATGCCGCGCATCCAACTTTTCCTCCCCCGCCTTGTCCCCACAAGGCTCCCCATCAGCGCTGCGGTCACCCTCGCTGCGGCAGCCTGAAGGATGCCTCTTGCCTGAGGGCCGTGTCCTGGGGGGCGTGGGACAGTACTGGCTGCACACCCAGCAGGCCTTGGAGGAGGGGCCCTGGCCGCCCTGTGGCCGCATCGTCCCACAGGAGGACCCCCGAGCCAGGGCTGTACCCAGGTGTGAACAGCTGCGGCCCCCGTGtgctcccagcctccctccctcagGCCACCCGGCTGGCAGGACCAAGGGCCGGGAAGGCTGGAATCTGTCACCCCCAGTCTTTTCACCCAGGCCATCAGCTGGGGCACTGAACGGGCCAGATGTGTCTGAAGGTGTGGGAGCCGGTGAGCACGGCCTGAACTCAGGGCCCCCTTCGGTCTCAGCAGAGGGGGAATCGGGGAGGTAGAAATTGGAAACACAGTCAGAATTGCTCCCAGGGGT
It contains:
- the RP1L1 gene encoding retinitis pigmentosa 1-like 1 protein — its product is MNSTPRDAPGPGHRECLLPSVARTPSVTQVTPAKKITFLKRGDPQFAGVRLAVHQRAFRSFGALMDELSQRVPLSFGVRSVTTPRGLHGLSALEQLQDGGCYLCSDKKPPRTPGGLGQPRGRSHSTQQLREFEAPGTASTCKGLKASRRITLVKNGDPQLQQTVVLSHRNTRSLTAFLSKASDLLRFPVKHVYTTSGKRLDSLKALLRSPSMLVCAGLEPFRPLAMEDIRRKGSEPSSGQTSRNKSGSWGPKAKQSVIHARSRLENRPRQFSLMSERSGLSDPSSPRRACMCPAPDRHPLNTPARLGPLVAGEDIEKNVSMNEDGSLSVEMKVRFHLLGEDRLLWSRRLGGASTLTVTCGEGPDAGEEDLLGCVWKGHPGDPSEPGSQGLGPCEVGGVGAFDKGQRQPGSRYEIWMNPLYTSQGEWSASQWRSGLTQNSHSRAPRSQRVTSRRRGSKDRASPASSDRPPGGSESNSSCCSGSLEDAVASCGPHLASGAGEGRGEGAALGRRDHDGCLKPRTGGLTHALPDSSASAGSHEECSERDKPSQGRPSKTSRGATQQGVPGSPTVNPSSIGNEDPQAEEIGQGVGHPQARNRSRLRPRSARGPADSGDDAGGYTPSSALASALGRSRKQESRASTLSSPSTSVLSRGAQRARPRQQHNPKDIHCPLDPPVSRPTPRPSSGDRAHPHGPPPSLSESPQGTWNRASCDPGPPFSASRYSPDTRGLSSIPITPGSNSDCVSNFYLPDSPSAETEGGPEFRPCSPAPTPSDTSGPFSAPADGLGEKTGGDRFQPSRPLVLPAGWPEGGRLGAHGGRSCSHLGTALARGSSCGTMRPQGGQGPSSKACWVCSQYCPTPPRTRPSGKRHPSGCRSEGDRSADGEPCGDKAGEEKLDARHPRAPGSQGVASGRAVRAVRRGSPRSGPQLGRMVQGKLSGGGGGLEEREEGGSELLGALPRASPEAVVRAWLSNIPEEPTKHELEDKGEDVAGHGLEGPQEDPVGKHSPDAPERSAWAGQLPLEQAASEEAEPEEVFPVASRASPKSADGLPCRGVSETPPEAGTSKGVAVDGGRGQRVIPSRVSTSLQIMKVLMGSRPGRPSSLPEVSHSEGRRLSRSAQALITCLARLHFFDDDGLGSPTSKVRFTDSPRFQELLSTFQALWPGSGLRNSELESDLRELGWRQALPALGPQVATEDFRPTSSSGVDVGSGSGGSGEGSGPCTVDCSLVSEKMEPPLSISCQGPDSRTSGNPAVPGNRPLSSYEAEGAASEDGAEKNGREQTLGGELDQGDKNTVEEEGVQLEEIKEGKERVELQVEGVRGFPEEEGIMELELLGAGSQDGAGVWENKSLHEEEPGDPTAVATQSSSGRRGSPTEPPRSLSERCLDASGSQSGPKAEPPLEKLLGAAETGCGQTLDKLTQGAVERGTCKARRGSLISDPVWVSKLLKKMEQTFMDHLAAATAELCTRWGLQGDPLLDQMVAELQRDVSQRLQDSMEKELLKVQSWAGGAGAGPPREALRWEASLQTEQRRRRLQALRNLSPFSEQTRGRWPPSFSLEDLPVFRGALGSQLGVEGKGEEFCPCEACVRKKMAPAPPVDAVGSASAPIRKAFDLQHILQKKKGGCGDGEVAPTVEREAELLHRDPSRSGTARGADGDPELGSGQGPGAEEGDPWGTEEEAGAQEKEGQTEPCVGSDPWEGLGRGEKGMGGEEGELEAGCGAEDTGEAHALGGDGPGPGEQDADAGTTDTQEAAREKGSETGGGYGGDEEGSPQKGSEDEPWDRCMRSIEDQATDIPDPERKVTGMYPESSTSEQEVAPSSSRTPDQGTEEEQEGEEGPAPEEGEEGPAPEQETEEGPAPEEGEEGPAPEEGEEGPAPEQETEEGPAPEQETEEGPAPEQEGEEGPAPEEGEEGPAPEQEGEEGPAPEEGEEGPAPEQETEEGPAPEQEGEEGPAPEEGEEGPAPEQETEEGPAPEQEGEEGPAPEEGEEGPAPEQETEEGPAPEEGEEGPAPEEGEEAPAPEQETEEVPAPEEGEEGPAPEQETEEGPASEQETEEGPAPEEGEEGQAPEQEGEEGPAPEEGEEGQAPEEGEEGPAPEQETEEGPAPEEGEEGPAPEQETEEGPAPEEGEEGPAPEQETEEGPAPEQETEEGPAPEEGEEGSAPEQETEEGPAPEQETEEGPAPEQEGEEGPAPEEGEEGPAPEQETEEGPAPEEGEEGPASEQGTEEGLAPEEGEEGPASEQGTEEGGEQETKEGSDLEAKKVVKHLASTEMRFRNLPMDQTDGFDQDDLDF